Proteins encoded together in one Nocardioides marinisabuli window:
- a CDS encoding S8 family serine peptidase, translating into MHTTAASRSARQRSIGLISAGLLAAGVAASVPAASAADETATPQAPSGADALTSYDAGRYVVVLREPAAAAYAGGDRRFAATRAAEGGQFRADSAKVRAYTAHLEREQEALAEEAGVEPVLSNTIASNSFVADLSAEQALELAGDRRVLLVEKNVARELDTWNTGDALGMTGKKGAWKQEGPRGKAGDGVVAGVIDSGYWPESASFSGNAIGEEPRTKWDISMDAEGNTRMEKLDGGVFTGACEAGEEFEVTLCNDKVIGARYYSDSFEAQIASGAVEMAEDEFLSARDGGGHGSHTASTTAGNIVRGVEVEGREFGKLSGMAPAAKIAVYKVCWEDTDPNTGGCYTDAILGAIDDAVADGVDVLNFSISGATDTVVDSVEVAFEGAAEAGVFVAASAGNSGPDASTVAHNSPWLTTVASTTHVNFENTVKLGDGTKLVGASISGTRLPQTPMIDSVSAAGTDDLADAALCGPETLDPALVEGKIVVCDRGAYARVDKSAEVARAGGVGMIMVNPSENSLDADFHSVPTIHLDEVDGPKVYDYLDEAGEDATAAFLLGNKTDKVTPLPQVSGFSSRGPAVANESDILKPDIAAPGSSVLAAVSPPTNAGRDYDLYSGTSMAAPHVAGLGAFLMGTYPTWSPQDVQSAMMTTANRTRTAEGKGSDDAHAQGAGIVNPKKFFNPGWHIGSNAREWRGFLTGQGLPTGVPAIPATEVNLPSMAQGQVAGTTSFTRTMVSTMAGTWKVKVRVPGFEASVPATVTAKRKGDIEDLTIEFTRTDAPLGEFAQGVVTLKGPTKMRLPVALRPVSVKAPLAVEGTGTDGSTTVEITPSTTGELAIGTAGLAKGISADGSVDEGGAVLSECIEIPEGVDFARFDLDATDDSSDLDLFVYAAASCDPSTIYAYAGQSATGSADERVDITAPEAGAYYFEVAGYAAGSEGSPIAYDFDTFLVGAGADLGDLTADPNPVPTQSQQPTTFDVSWSGLEEGAEYLGLLTYDGALAPTVLSVSTE; encoded by the coding sequence CATCGGCCTCATCTCCGCGGGACTCCTCGCGGCCGGAGTCGCGGCCTCGGTGCCGGCGGCCTCCGCCGCCGACGAGACCGCCACCCCCCAGGCGCCCAGCGGCGCCGACGCCCTGACGTCGTACGACGCCGGGCGCTACGTCGTCGTGCTGCGCGAGCCCGCGGCCGCGGCGTACGCCGGCGGCGACCGCCGCTTCGCCGCGACCCGCGCCGCGGAGGGCGGCCAGTTCCGCGCCGACTCCGCCAAGGTCCGCGCCTACACCGCGCACCTCGAGAGGGAGCAGGAGGCGCTCGCCGAGGAGGCCGGCGTCGAGCCGGTCCTGAGCAACACGATCGCGAGCAACTCCTTCGTGGCCGACCTCAGCGCCGAGCAGGCGCTCGAGCTGGCCGGCGACCGCCGCGTGCTGCTGGTGGAGAAGAACGTCGCGCGCGAGCTCGACACCTGGAACACCGGTGACGCCCTGGGCATGACGGGCAAGAAGGGCGCCTGGAAGCAGGAGGGCCCCCGCGGCAAGGCCGGCGACGGCGTCGTGGCCGGCGTCATCGACTCGGGCTACTGGCCCGAGTCGGCGTCGTTCTCGGGCAACGCCATCGGCGAGGAGCCCCGCACCAAGTGGGACATCTCGATGGACGCCGAGGGCAACACCCGCATGGAGAAGCTCGACGGCGGCGTCTTCACCGGCGCCTGCGAGGCCGGCGAGGAGTTCGAGGTCACCCTGTGCAACGACAAGGTGATCGGCGCGCGCTACTACTCCGACTCCTTCGAGGCCCAGATCGCCTCGGGCGCCGTCGAGATGGCCGAGGACGAGTTCCTCTCCGCGCGTGACGGTGGCGGCCACGGCTCGCACACCGCCTCCACGACCGCCGGCAACATCGTGCGCGGCGTCGAGGTGGAGGGCCGCGAGTTCGGCAAGCTCTCCGGCATGGCCCCGGCCGCCAAGATCGCGGTCTACAAGGTCTGCTGGGAGGACACCGACCCCAACACGGGCGGCTGCTACACCGACGCCATCCTGGGCGCGATCGACGACGCCGTCGCCGACGGCGTCGACGTGCTGAACTTCTCGATCTCGGGCGCCACCGACACCGTGGTCGACTCCGTCGAGGTGGCCTTCGAGGGCGCGGCCGAGGCCGGCGTCTTCGTCGCGGCCTCCGCCGGCAACAGCGGCCCCGACGCCTCGACCGTGGCCCACAACAGCCCGTGGCTGACGACCGTGGCCTCGACCACCCACGTCAACTTCGAGAACACCGTCAAGCTCGGTGACGGCACCAAGCTCGTGGGCGCCTCGATCTCGGGCACCCGCCTGCCGCAGACCCCGATGATCGACTCGGTCTCCGCCGCCGGCACCGACGACCTGGCCGACGCCGCCCTGTGCGGCCCCGAGACCCTCGACCCGGCGCTGGTCGAGGGCAAGATCGTGGTCTGCGACCGCGGCGCCTACGCCCGCGTCGACAAGTCCGCCGAGGTCGCCCGTGCCGGCGGCGTCGGCATGATCATGGTCAACCCGTCCGAGAACAGCCTCGACGCCGACTTCCACTCGGTGCCGACCATCCACCTCGACGAGGTCGACGGCCCCAAGGTCTACGACTACCTCGACGAGGCCGGCGAGGACGCCACCGCGGCGTTCCTGCTCGGCAACAAGACCGACAAGGTCACCCCGCTGCCGCAGGTCTCGGGCTTCTCCTCGCGCGGCCCCGCCGTCGCCAACGAGTCCGACATCCTCAAGCCCGACATCGCCGCGCCGGGCTCGAGCGTGCTCGCCGCGGTCTCGCCGCCGACCAACGCCGGTCGTGACTACGACCTGTACTCCGGCACCTCCATGGCCGCCCCGCACGTCGCGGGCCTGGGCGCCTTCCTGATGGGCACCTACCCGACCTGGTCGCCCCAGGACGTGCAGTCGGCGATGATGACCACCGCCAACCGCACCCGCACCGCCGAGGGCAAGGGCTCCGACGACGCCCACGCCCAGGGCGCCGGCATCGTGAACCCGAAGAAGTTCTTCAACCCCGGGTGGCACATCGGCTCGAACGCCCGCGAGTGGCGCGGCTTCCTGACCGGCCAGGGCCTGCCCACCGGTGTCCCGGCGATCCCGGCCACCGAGGTCAACCTGCCCTCCATGGCGCAGGGCCAGGTCGCCGGCACCACCTCCTTCACCCGCACCATGGTCTCGACCATGGCCGGCACCTGGAAGGTGAAGGTCCGCGTCCCCGGCTTCGAGGCCTCCGTCCCCGCGACGGTCACCGCCAAGCGCAAGGGCGACATCGAGGACCTGACCATCGAGTTCACCCGCACCGACGCGCCCCTGGGCGAGTTCGCGCAGGGTGTCGTCACCCTCAAGGGCCCCACGAAGATGCGCCTGCCCGTCGCGCTGCGACCGGTCTCGGTCAAGGCACCGCTCGCGGTCGAGGGCACCGGCACCGACGGCTCGACCACGGTCGAGATCACCCCGTCGACCACCGGTGAGCTGGCCATCGGCACCGCCGGCCTCGCGAAGGGCATCTCGGCCGACGGCTCCGTCGACGAGGGCGGTGCCGTGCTGTCCGAGTGCATCGAGATCCCCGAGGGCGTCGACTTCGCCCGCTTCGACCTCGACGCGACCGACGACAGCAGCGACCTCGACCTCTTCGTGTACGCCGCTGCCTCGTGCGACCCGTCGACGATCTACGCCTACGCCGGCCAGTCCGCGACCGGCTCGGCCGACGAGCGGGTCGACATCACCGCTCCCGAGGCCGGGGCGTACTACTTCGAGGTCGCCGGCTACGCCGCCGGCTCCGAGGGCAGCCCGATCGCCTACGACTTCGACACCTTCCTCGTCGGCGCCGGTGCGGACCTCGGTGACCTCACCGCGGACCCCAACCCGGTCCCGACCCAGTCGCAGCAGCCCACGACGTTCGACGTGAGCTGGAGCGGCCTGGAGGAGGGCGCGGAGTACCTCGGCCTGCTGACCTACGACGGGGCGCTCGCCCCGACGGTGCTCTCGGTCTCGACCGAGTGA